A window from Musa acuminata AAA Group cultivar baxijiao chromosome BXJ3-10, Cavendish_Baxijiao_AAA, whole genome shotgun sequence encodes these proteins:
- the LOC104000769 gene encoding protein PHYTOCHROME KINASE SUBSTRATE 4-like produces MERDRVTTSFARRPSRDSATFADQGRRIGRCELSIFDADRCFKEEHDAIRRTIILNGPAQKCNLSAQRSGFSLSLVDGHARHGRTCSFYATPTASSEVSWNSHLGLALDGSVAVTASALRFKWPSSVARRLFGRSCPCSGMKSVVVEEKCSQPRSPIRSGLDLRTSPSSKNLSFSTREVGLSSIPEAATREEIDNEFGSGKTIKVKITTPGSPPQNPDLFSLETPFSAEIGCRMANSSNLFCDSDGFSFSILNPSFFNLAEEPPRTPLEAFQPSKETAVFPFSDHARIPKPLPDDDAASDASSDLFEIESFSTQTTYRHRDSLDSRDHLLEAPPPTGVSVTTAEGLDRASLANFPSAASACGELRFAAAAGGRWRGSGLLRCRSEKAVSVGPNPVRVSSPVGSDPHRRAVRTR; encoded by the coding sequence ATGGAGAGAGACAGAGTAACTACAAGCTTTGCTCGGAGGCCAAGCAGGGACTCCGCCACCTTCGCCGACCAAGGCCGCCGCATTGGCCGTTGCGAGCTGAGCATCTTCGACGCCGACCGCTGCTTTAAAGAAGAGCACGACGCCATCAGGCGGACCATAATTCTCAACGGACCCGCCCAAAAATGCAACCTTTCTGCCCAACGGAGCGGCTTTTCGCTCTCCTTGGTTGATGGTCATGCGAGGCACGGCCGGACCTGTTCGTTCTACGCGACGCCGACCGCCTCGTCGGAGGTCAGCTGGAACAGCCATTTGGGCCTTGCCCTTGACGGGTCCGTCGCCGTCACCGCGAGTGCCTTGCGCTTCAAGTGGCCCTCCTCCGTCGCCCGCCGCCTATTCGGTCGCAGCTGCCCGTGCTCGGGGATGAAGTCCGTCGTCGTCGAAGAGAAGTGCTCCCAGCCCAGAAGCCCGATTCGCTCCGGTTTGGATTTACGGACGTCGCCGTCCTCTAAAAATCTCAGCTTTAGTACACGGGAAGTGGGTCTCAGTAGCATCCCGGAGGCCGCGACGCGGGAAGAGATCGACAACGAGTTTGGCTCCGGGAAGACGATAAAGGTGAAGATAACAACTCCAGGGAGTCCACCACAAAATCCGGACCTTTTCTCGCTAGAGACGCCATTTTCGGCGGAAATTGGCTGCCGGATGGCTAATTCCAGCAACCTATTCTGCGATTCCGATGGCTTCTCTTTCTCCATCTTGAACCCGTCCTTTTTCAACCTCGCCGAAGAGCCACCACGAACGCCCCTGGAGGCCTTCCAGCCATCAAAGGAGACGGCAGTTTTCCCGTTCTCTGACCATGCGCGCATCCCGAAGCCACTGCCGGATGACGATGCCGCAAGCGACGCCAGCTCGGACCTTTTCGAGATCGAGAGCTTCTCCACCCAGACGACGTACCGCCACCGCGACTCCCTCGACTCCCGCGACCACCTCCTCGAGGCCCCGCCGCCGACCGGGGTGAGCGTCACCACCGCGGAAGGGCTCGACCGCGCGAGCCTCGCCAACTTCCCCAGCGCCGCCTCCGCCTGCGGCGAGCTCCGCTTCGCGGCGGCCGCGGGCGgcaggtggagaggcagcgggcTTCTGAGGTGCCGAAGCGAGAAGGCGGTGAGCGTGGGGCCAAACCCGGTCCGAGTGTCGTCCCCGGTCGGGTCCGACCCGCATCGTCGGGCGGTTCGAACGCGCTAA